From Candidatus Nucleicultrix amoebiphila FS5, a single genomic window includes:
- the rpsU gene encoding 30S ribosomal protein S21 yields the protein MQILVRDNNVDQALRTLKKKMQREGIFREMKLRRHYEKPSERKQRQRSEAIRRIRKVLRKRMDREGY from the coding sequence GTGCAAATTCTTGTTCGAGATAATAACGTCGACCAAGCCCTACGTACATTAAAGAAAAAAATGCAACGTGAGGGTATTTTCCGCGAAATGAAGTTGCGACGCCATTATGAGAAGCCCTCAGAACGCAAACAACGTCAACGTTCGGAAGCTATTCGTCGAATCCGTAAAGTTCTTCGTAAACGTATGGATCGCGAAGGTTATTAG
- the ccmA gene encoding heme ABC exporter ATP-binding protein CcmA encodes MLKKNPSSHTLTAQNLSAAHGEVILFEKLSFNLKKGEILLVKGPNGIGKTTLLKILAKLQTPLHGSIKGNDHLTYLGVEQGLKLNMTPLENLKAWQWLYGKDDNSQNLQVLKIFDLHHLMLSPCHHLSTGQRQRLHIAKLYLTKAPLWILDEPAVNLDKDGLKILQNLIVKHTAAEGKVIIAAPDTSWIKGETLDLGKQGHGA; translated from the coding sequence TTGCTGAAAAAAAATCCTTCTAGTCATACCTTGACTGCACAAAATTTATCGGCTGCCCATGGAGAAGTAATACTTTTTGAAAAGCTTTCTTTTAATCTCAAAAAAGGCGAAATATTGCTTGTCAAAGGCCCTAATGGCATTGGCAAAACAACTCTTTTGAAAATTTTAGCCAAGCTTCAAACTCCTCTTCATGGGTCGATAAAAGGAAATGATCATTTGACCTATTTAGGAGTTGAGCAAGGACTTAAACTAAATATGACGCCCCTCGAAAATTTAAAGGCCTGGCAATGGCTCTATGGAAAAGACGATAATTCTCAGAATCTACAAGTTCTCAAAATTTTTGATCTTCATCACTTAATGTTAAGCCCATGTCACCATCTTTCTACAGGTCAGCGTCAGCGCTTGCACATAGCGAAGCTCTATCTTACCAAAGCGCCTCTATGGATTTTAGATGAACCCGCCGTTAATCTCGACAAAGATGGCCTTAAAATTCTTCAAAACTTAATTGTCAAACACACCGCTGCAGAGGGAAAAGTAATTATTGCCGCACCAGATACGTCTTGGATCAAAGGAGAAACATTGGATTTAGGAAAGCAAGGCCATGGTGCATGA
- a CDS encoding heme exporter protein CcmB: MLKRQKQSFILLGFFLILAMSLLSMTLHFTTLPSNFTLKILWLLLIFGIYQRIPYFFQEDAKDGTLNDYILSPLALEWRIFLRLLLESVALWIFFGGILLCAILFLNLDQSIVFQSLLLAALCIPLLVYSSGLCGALLIRNNKGALLLPLLLLPLQIPTLFFTLGSAPLYLIALLLIQLPLSCWGTAWILKNIDT, from the coding sequence ATGCTGAAACGTCAAAAGCAGAGTTTTATTCTTTTGGGATTTTTTCTTATTTTGGCTATGAGTCTCCTCTCTATGACTCTGCACTTTACTACGCTCCCCTCAAACTTCACATTGAAAATTTTATGGCTTTTATTGATATTTGGCATTTATCAACGAATCCCCTATTTTTTTCAAGAAGACGCAAAAGATGGCACTTTAAATGATTATATTCTTTCTCCCCTTGCTCTCGAATGGCGCATCTTTTTAAGACTTTTACTTGAAAGCGTTGCTCTTTGGATTTTTTTTGGAGGCATCCTTTTGTGTGCCATACTTTTTCTTAACCTTGATCAATCAATAGTGTTTCAATCTCTGCTCTTAGCAGCATTATGTATTCCATTGTTAGTTTATTCTTCAGGATTATGCGGCGCTTTATTGATAAGAAACAACAAAGGAGCTTTGTTGCTGCCACTTCTACTTCTCCCCTTACAAATTCCCACATTATTTTTTACTCTGGGGTCAGCTCCTCTTTATCTGATAGCCCTTCTGCTTATTCAACTGCCGCTTTCTTGCTGGGGAACAGCGTGGATCCTTAAAAATATAGATACTTAA
- a CDS encoding DUF2608 domain-containing protein → MRSRYTLLFITLIFVFLSHPLWSIEKMNSLELLTEKFKNAGPETLIVFDSDMVLVHADFPAFQYPNLIKHRNIYKKVKESLSPERFQILANGTITQYPSILVERHTPDIIKTLQNQGIKTLVLSNALAGSFGKINNLLDNRLMTYKNLGLDFSGSFPDLSPKIFDNFEPTFGRYPEFKEGVIHASDPIGINVNKGAILVEFLKYANNTFSHIVFIDDKKKHVEDVEKALQVYDPDITFTGYEYEGSKLVSTKLLTAEEFEKAMDDLNNALQNITLENDSGLKKAS, encoded by the coding sequence ATGCGCTCTCGATACACTCTCCTGTTTATTACGCTCATCTTTGTTTTTCTTTCACATCCCTTATGGTCCATAGAAAAAATGAATAGCCTTGAACTTCTTACTGAAAAATTTAAGAATGCTGGTCCCGAAACGCTCATCGTATTTGATAGCGATATGGTGCTCGTACACGCTGATTTTCCGGCTTTTCAATATCCTAATCTCATCAAACACCGAAACATTTATAAGAAAGTAAAAGAATCCTTAAGCCCAGAGCGTTTTCAAATTTTGGCCAATGGAACCATTACACAGTATCCTTCAATTCTCGTGGAACGTCATACACCTGACATTATTAAAACATTGCAGAATCAAGGCATTAAGACTTTAGTCCTTTCAAATGCACTCGCTGGCTCCTTTGGAAAAATAAATAACCTCCTCGACAATCGCCTCATGACCTACAAAAATTTGGGTCTCGATTTCAGCGGTTCCTTCCCTGATCTATCGCCTAAGATTTTTGATAATTTTGAACCTACCTTTGGCCGTTATCCAGAATTTAAAGAGGGCGTTATTCATGCCAGCGACCCTATAGGTATAAACGTCAACAAAGGCGCCATCCTGGTAGAATTTTTGAAATATGCAAACAACACTTTCAGTCACATTGTCTTTATTGATGATAAAAAGAAACATGTGGAAGATGTTGAAAAGGCTCTTCAAGTCTATGATCCTGATATTACGTTTACGGGATATGAGTATGAAGGTTCAAAATTGGTCTCGACAAAATTGCTCACTGCTGAAGAATTCGAAAAAGCAATGGATGATTTAAACAACGCTTTGCAGAATATTACACTTGAAAACGATAGTGGTTTAAAAAAGGCTTCTTAA
- a CDS encoding NAD(P) transhydrogenase subunit alpha, translating to MFEKLYERINELHEQALNLSKSVGDLDIVAQRTAELVQHSQHANHETISPFVFGLTVFVLAVFVGYYVVWKVTPALHSPLMAVTNAISSVIIVGALLAAGLSTFGFAKILGFLAVMLASVNIFGGFIVTQRMLQMFMKKK from the coding sequence ATGTTTGAAAAACTCTATGAACGAATTAATGAGTTGCATGAACAAGCACTCAATCTCTCAAAAAGTGTCGGAGATTTAGATATCGTTGCACAACGGACGGCAGAGTTAGTTCAACACAGTCAACATGCGAATCACGAAACCATTTCACCCTTTGTTTTTGGATTGACGGTTTTCGTACTTGCCGTGTTTGTTGGGTATTACGTGGTATGGAAAGTGACACCTGCGCTACACTCTCCTTTGATGGCAGTAACCAATGCGATTTCCAGCGTTATTATCGTTGGAGCCTTATTAGCCGCAGGATTATCAACTTTTGGTTTTGCTAAAATCCTTGGATTTTTAGCTGTAATGTTGGCCTCTGTTAATATCTTTGGAGGTTTTATTGTAACGCAGCGCATGCTGCAAATGTTTATGAAAAAGAAATAA
- a CDS encoding LysE family transporter: MMQYWPEFVILFTINALNVLSPGACFAVTVRNSAVYTRKVGVLTALGIAASSCIQKSYVLLGFGLFLAKNPTLFYIVKYVGCAHLIYLAFCCFKNSKKKIKPLSIGHALPHNQLSSFAAFRSGFLTDTLNPQASLGFMSIVVATVSPTTPISVQILYAVPLILTATLWYTTVALFFSNSALRTWFTKIQHWFERLMGSVLIGLSIRLAMITART, from the coding sequence ATGATGCAGTACTGGCCTGAATTTGTCATCCTTTTCACGATTAACGCCCTAAACGTTTTAAGTCCTGGCGCCTGTTTTGCTGTCACAGTACGCAACAGTGCTGTATATACGCGTAAAGTTGGTGTGCTCACCGCTCTTGGAATTGCCGCCAGTTCTTGCATTCAAAAAAGTTATGTTCTTCTTGGCTTTGGCCTCTTTCTCGCTAAAAACCCAACTCTGTTCTATATTGTGAAGTATGTGGGGTGCGCGCACCTTATTTATTTGGCCTTTTGTTGTTTTAAGAACAGTAAGAAAAAAATTAAACCTCTCTCAATTGGTCATGCCTTGCCCCATAATCAATTATCGTCTTTTGCAGCTTTTCGTTCGGGCTTTTTGACGGACACTTTGAATCCTCAAGCCTCTCTTGGTTTCATGAGCATTGTTGTTGCAACCGTAAGTCCTACAACGCCAATTTCCGTTCAGATTCTGTATGCTGTTCCCCTCATCCTCACTGCAACGCTTTGGTATACAACCGTTGCTCTCTTTTTCTCCAATAGTGCTTTACGCACATGGTTTACTAAAATACAGCATTGGTTCGAACGCCTCATGGGCAGCGTCCTCATAGGTCTAAGCATTCGCTTAGCTATGATCACTGCACGCACCTAA
- a CDS encoding coiled-coil domain-containing protein — translation MTKISLLRFFLACSALTAVPSGYIQASNDSVSDFSEYTIENYTRRGLTLPAFKRKFNSAGVKSSGKGFSISEDKKATFKEAFKNYVVRYGVVSADANPDLKGTFKRKNLDTKVSNAQELSTQFSFGQRSLFAMTVYNELGRVFGADIKTDLFTPAMTALKDKYKDFVPVQPSPARSSNSSGTPSRRGNLGDDLAEKQALQRQAKEFEAKSQKLESSLQETQEELETVSRTLQQKNSELERLKEEAKKHASSVKSLERSRDQKVEENEQIKETLRQKETEIEALKRQLSSAQTSVPQISDPDALIKATEALKKAETEKLSLTEQIESISAEKESIEKKIQALESLIEKEKQRVSSLEKEHSALRKQAETAQQLQKEVETLTQGLEHLKEQNAELQSTTEAQSLSIKSLETSTQGKSKLQEEFEALDKKHKALDTQLKAQAKQVKALEHQKAAEEEKVARISEELEQQKAALLAEKKETHRLAAKEKDDTRAFEQKDTELKQALKQAETLDTQVKEQAKQLKALEHQKAAEEEKVARISEELEQQKAALLAEQKETQRLAAKEKEDAKVFEQKEAELKQAHKQAETLDAQLKAQAKQLKALEHQKAAEEEKVARISEELEQQKAALLAEKKETHRLATEAKAHAQTLQELEEKRQEVLKVKEELGKKTEALEEIVEERDVAIEEKEAAEEEKAKMSKLKDAAIAKQSKKTDTYKEIVNVLLASFGLDPLEADSLAQPGEVKKFVSSLHKKKSNLDQQSLLTTLEKLYPTK, via the coding sequence ATGACAAAAATTTCCCTTCTACGATTTTTCCTCGCTTGCTCTGCACTCACCGCTGTTCCTTCAGGATATATCCAAGCATCTAATGATTCAGTATCTGATTTTTCTGAATATACGATTGAGAATTATACACGCAGAGGACTCACACTTCCTGCGTTTAAAAGGAAATTTAACTCAGCGGGTGTTAAATCTTCAGGAAAAGGATTCAGTATTTCAGAAGACAAAAAAGCGACTTTTAAAGAAGCATTTAAAAATTACGTCGTGCGTTATGGCGTTGTATCCGCCGATGCTAATCCTGATCTTAAAGGCACATTTAAAAGAAAGAATCTTGATACTAAAGTATCGAACGCTCAAGAACTTTCAACACAATTCTCGTTCGGCCAGCGCTCACTCTTTGCCATGACAGTTTACAATGAACTAGGAAGAGTTTTTGGCGCAGATATCAAAACTGACTTGTTTACGCCTGCTATGACGGCCTTAAAAGACAAGTATAAAGACTTTGTACCTGTCCAACCTTCGCCTGCAAGAAGTTCAAATAGTAGTGGAACACCGTCTCGCCGAGGAAATCTTGGGGATGACCTTGCAGAAAAACAAGCCCTTCAAAGACAAGCGAAAGAGTTTGAGGCCAAATCCCAAAAGCTAGAATCTTCTTTACAAGAAACACAAGAGGAGCTAGAGACCGTTTCACGCACGCTTCAACAAAAAAACAGCGAGCTTGAAAGGCTTAAAGAAGAAGCTAAAAAACATGCGAGCAGTGTCAAATCCCTCGAACGTAGTCGCGACCAAAAAGTTGAAGAAAATGAACAAATAAAAGAAACACTTCGTCAAAAAGAAACAGAGATTGAGGCTCTCAAAAGGCAACTCTCTTCTGCCCAAACAAGCGTTCCACAAATCTCAGATCCTGATGCTCTGATCAAAGCCACAGAAGCCTTAAAAAAAGCTGAAACAGAAAAACTTTCTCTTACTGAACAAATTGAATCGATAAGCGCCGAAAAAGAAAGTATCGAGAAAAAAATTCAAGCGTTAGAGTCTTTAATTGAAAAAGAAAAGCAACGCGTTTCTTCTTTAGAAAAAGAGCACTCTGCTCTCAGAAAACAAGCTGAAACGGCACAACAACTTCAAAAAGAAGTTGAAACGCTTACACAAGGACTCGAACATTTAAAAGAACAAAATGCAGAGCTCCAATCTACGACAGAAGCTCAATCTTTGTCTATAAAGTCACTCGAAACGTCCACGCAAGGAAAGAGCAAACTCCAGGAAGAATTTGAAGCACTCGATAAAAAGCACAAAGCTCTTGACACGCAACTGAAAGCGCAAGCCAAACAAGTCAAGGCTCTCGAACACCAAAAAGCAGCCGAAGAAGAAAAAGTTGCAAGAATTTCTGAAGAGCTCGAGCAACAAAAGGCAGCCCTCCTTGCAGAGAAAAAAGAAACTCACCGTCTTGCCGCTAAAGAAAAGGATGATACTCGAGCCTTTGAACAGAAAGACACAGAGCTCAAACAAGCCCTGAAACAAGCTGAAACCCTTGACACGCAAGTGAAAGAGCAAGCCAAACAACTCAAGGCTCTTGAACACCAAAAAGCAGCCGAAGAAGAAAAAGTTGCAAGAATTTCTGAAGAGCTCGAGCAACAAAAGGCAGCCCTCCTTGCAGAGCAAAAAGAAACCCAACGTCTTGCCGCTAAAGAAAAGGAAGACGCTAAGGTCTTTGAACAAAAAGAGGCGGAGCTAAAACAGGCTCATAAACAAGCTGAAACCCTTGACGCGCAACTAAAAGCGCAAGCCAAACAACTCAAGGCTCTTGAACACCAAAAGGCCGCTGAAGAAGAAAAAGTTGCAAGAATTTCTGAAGAGCTCGAGCAACAAAAAGCAGCCCTCCTTGCAGAGAAAAAAGAAACTCACCGTCTTGCAACTGAAGCTAAGGCACATGCACAAACACTTCAAGAATTAGAGGAAAAACGTCAAGAAGTTCTTAAGGTAAAAGAAGAGCTCGGTAAAAAAACTGAAGCACTGGAAGAAATTGTTGAAGAAAGAGATGTTGCGATCGAAGAGAAAGAGGCAGCTGAAGAGGAAAAAGCAAAAATGTCAAAACTCAAAGATGCAGCGATTGCAAAACAATCCAAGAAAACTGATACCTACAAAGAAATTGTTAATGTACTCCTTGCCTCCTTTGGGCTCGATCCTTTAGAGGCAGATTCTTTAGCGCAACCTGGTGAAGTAAAGAAGTTCGTTTCTTCCTTACATAAAAAGAAATCGAACCTTGATCAACAAAGTCTTTTGACGACCCTTGAGAAACTCTATCCAACTAAATAA
- a CDS encoding COQ9 family protein, whose amino-acid sequence MHSIHSNAVKDAIIEKMMLHVPTLGWTMSALSKAVVEAGFNQGDENRAFEGNMEKVVEYYFQWVDQQMLRKMETFDLTSMRTRDKIATIIMVRLALMAPYKAVVERTFTFLAKPPHMPLGAKCLYKTVNHIWYIAGDKATDFNFYTKRALLAGVYLSTVKFWLKDVSSDALQTRAHLENRLSKALKVGQIKSFAKELCEKGLSYLKK is encoded by the coding sequence ATGCACTCAATTCATTCTAATGCTGTAAAAGACGCGATTATTGAAAAAATGATGCTCCATGTTCCAACGCTTGGTTGGACGATGTCAGCGTTGAGTAAAGCTGTTGTGGAGGCTGGGTTTAATCAGGGGGATGAAAATCGTGCTTTTGAAGGCAATATGGAAAAAGTTGTTGAATATTATTTTCAATGGGTTGACCAACAAATGTTGAGAAAGATGGAGACCTTTGATCTTACGTCGATGCGTACCAGAGATAAAATAGCAACCATCATTATGGTGCGGTTAGCATTGATGGCGCCTTATAAGGCAGTTGTTGAGCGCACTTTCACGTTTTTGGCGAAGCCACCGCATATGCCGCTTGGTGCTAAATGTCTTTATAAGACTGTGAATCACATTTGGTATATAGCAGGAGATAAAGCCACTGATTTTAATTTTTACACAAAAAGAGCACTTCTAGCGGGGGTATATCTCTCTACTGTTAAGTTCTGGCTTAAGGACGTTTCTTCAGATGCTCTTCAAACCCGCGCTCACCTTGAAAATAGACTTTCAAAAGCTTTGAAGGTAGGCCAAATAAAATCTTTTGCGAAAGAATTATGCGAAAAGGGCCTCAGTTATTTAAAAAAGTAA
- a CDS encoding Re/Si-specific NAD(P)(+) transhydrogenase subunit alpha: MKIAVLRERRPGEKRVAATPETVKKMIGLGASVVIEKGAGLASSYLDEAYKDSGAKIAADAASALDGADIILKVQRPVLKGEQTGTDQLEKAKKGAFILALFSPYNNTKDLKVYAKQGLTTLALELVPRITRAQTMDVLSSQTNLAGYRAVIEAAYVYDRAFPMMMTAAGTIPPAKILILGAGVAGLQAVATAKRMGAVVSAFDVRAAAREQVESLGGTFISVESDEKGEGTGGYAKEMSADYQKRQADKIKATLEKSDIAITTALIPGKTAPRLITEDMIAVMKPGSVILDMAVESGGNCALSEPGKIVEKNGVQIIGYINLPSRIARDASALYARNVLNYLTLLIDKDSKKINLNFEDEIIAATTLTHGGEVVHPNFKA; encoded by the coding sequence ATGAAAATAGCAGTACTTCGTGAACGTCGTCCAGGTGAAAAGCGTGTGGCGGCAACACCAGAAACCGTCAAAAAAATGATCGGCCTTGGCGCTTCGGTTGTTATAGAAAAAGGTGCCGGTCTTGCCTCAAGTTATCTTGATGAGGCGTATAAAGATTCTGGAGCTAAGATTGCTGCCGATGCCGCTAGTGCTTTGGATGGGGCTGACATCATTTTAAAAGTGCAACGCCCCGTTCTTAAAGGCGAGCAAACAGGTACCGACCAACTGGAAAAAGCCAAAAAGGGGGCCTTTATCCTTGCCCTATTTTCTCCTTACAATAACACTAAAGATTTAAAGGTTTATGCAAAACAAGGACTCACGACCTTGGCTCTTGAGTTAGTTCCCCGCATTACGCGTGCACAAACCATGGATGTTTTATCTTCTCAGACAAACCTGGCTGGATACCGCGCTGTGATTGAAGCCGCATATGTCTACGATCGTGCTTTTCCCATGATGATGACAGCGGCAGGGACTATCCCCCCAGCAAAAATCCTAATTTTAGGCGCAGGTGTTGCAGGTCTTCAAGCCGTCGCAACTGCTAAAAGAATGGGTGCGGTTGTCTCTGCATTTGATGTGCGCGCTGCAGCCCGTGAACAAGTTGAAAGCCTTGGTGGTACTTTTATTTCTGTAGAAAGCGATGAAAAAGGTGAAGGCACTGGAGGCTACGCAAAAGAGATGAGCGCTGATTATCAAAAGCGTCAAGCCGATAAAATTAAAGCAACGCTTGAAAAAAGTGATATTGCAATCACGACAGCGCTGATCCCAGGGAAGACTGCACCACGCTTAATCACGGAAGACATGATCGCCGTCATGAAGCCAGGATCGGTGATCCTGGATATGGCCGTTGAAAGTGGTGGCAACTGTGCTTTGAGTGAGCCTGGGAAAATTGTTGAGAAAAACGGCGTACAGATTATTGGGTACATCAATCTTCCAAGTCGCATTGCTCGCGACGCCAGTGCCCTTTATGCGCGTAACGTTCTCAATTATCTAACACTGCTTATCGATAAAGATTCTAAGAAAATCAATTTGAATTTTGAAGATGAAATCATTGCGGCAACAACGCTTACCCATGGTGGGGAAGTTGTGCATCCAAATTTTAAAGCATAG
- a CDS encoding NAD(P)(+) transhydrogenase (Re/Si-specific) subunit beta, which translates to MALRGLSSPKSALSGNIFGVVGMLLAIVATVGAPTVVGYSLIISGILIGGAIGTVIALRIQMTALPQLVAAFHSLVGLAAVFVAAAALLHPEAFGIGSVGHIKAGSLVEMSLGVAIGAITFTGSIIAFSKLQGIMSGAPLVFPLQHPFNALLALLIVGIGAYFVMSESYTAFIILTLLSLALGFLLILPIGGADMPVVVSMLNSYSGWAAAGIGFTLQNNLLIITGALVGSSGAILSYIMCKGMNRSIFNVILGGFGSDTGAATTHGKIEQRPVKSGSAEDAAFILGNSASVIIVPGYGMAVAQAQHALREMGDLLKRKGAQVRYAIHPVAGRMPGHMNVLLAEANVPYEDVLELDEINRDFTATDVAFVIGANDVTNPLAKTDPKSPIYGMPILDVEKAKTILFVKRSMSTGYSGVDNELFYRDNTMMLFGDAKKVCEDVIKALES; encoded by the coding sequence ATGGCCTTGCGTGGTCTCTCATCGCCTAAATCGGCGTTAAGCGGCAATATCTTTGGTGTGGTGGGAATGTTATTAGCGATCGTCGCAACAGTTGGTGCGCCAACTGTTGTTGGTTATAGCCTGATTATCTCAGGTATTTTAATCGGTGGCGCCATTGGTACTGTGATTGCCCTACGTATTCAAATGACAGCCCTTCCTCAACTCGTGGCAGCGTTCCACAGCTTGGTTGGATTGGCCGCTGTATTTGTTGCTGCCGCTGCTTTGTTACATCCAGAAGCTTTTGGAATCGGCAGTGTTGGACATATCAAAGCTGGAAGCCTGGTGGAAATGTCTCTAGGCGTTGCCATTGGTGCTATTACTTTTACGGGATCCATTATCGCCTTTTCTAAATTGCAAGGAATCATGAGTGGTGCTCCTTTAGTGTTCCCCCTCCAACATCCTTTTAATGCGTTATTGGCTTTGCTCATCGTTGGGATAGGCGCTTATTTTGTGATGAGTGAATCTTATACCGCATTCATTATTCTAACCCTGCTCTCGCTGGCTTTAGGGTTTCTTCTCATACTCCCCATCGGTGGAGCAGATATGCCCGTTGTCGTTTCAATGTTGAACTCTTATTCAGGATGGGCAGCTGCTGGTATTGGTTTTACCTTACAAAACAATTTGCTGATTATCACCGGCGCATTGGTTGGTTCCTCTGGTGCCATCCTCAGTTATATCATGTGTAAGGGGATGAATCGTTCTATCTTTAACGTAATTTTGGGTGGCTTTGGAAGTGACACCGGAGCAGCTACAACGCACGGTAAAATTGAACAACGTCCCGTAAAATCCGGCAGCGCAGAAGATGCAGCCTTTATTCTTGGCAACAGCGCGTCAGTAATTATCGTTCCTGGTTATGGAATGGCTGTCGCCCAAGCTCAACATGCGTTGAGAGAGATGGGTGATCTCCTCAAGAGAAAAGGAGCTCAAGTACGCTATGCCATCCATCCTGTTGCAGGACGTATGCCAGGTCACATGAATGTATTGTTAGCCGAAGCGAATGTTCCCTACGAAGACGTGCTTGAATTAGATGAAATTAATCGCGATTTCACAGCCACTGACGTTGCTTTTGTCATTGGAGCTAACGATGTTACCAATCCTTTAGCAAAGACAGATCCAAAGAGTCCAATTTATGGCATGCCGATTTTAGATGTTGAAAAAGCTAAAACAATTTTATTCGTAAAACGTTCTATGTCCACAGGATACTCTGGCGTAGATAACGAGCTCTTCTATCGAGATAACACCATGATGCTCTTTGGTGACGCTAAAAAAGTTTGTGAAGACGTCATCAAAGCTTTGGAATCTTAA
- the amrB gene encoding AmmeMemoRadiSam system protein B: MRIVIRIFSIFLLFQISATFASVRPEIAAGSFYPKNSEDLKSYIVKVLHHSPVEYHDAYVRAIIVPHAGYAYSGKLAAQAFKQLQGLNPKRIIIIGPAHFVDVGENVVLPNANYWRTPLGEVAIDQQLRDDLLQEGNYIISDDQPHVPEHAVEVELPFLQVLFPEVPILPIAINSIDRAQEFGALLSKYVDRQTLLIISTDMSHYYPALTADAMDGRAIKDIVHQDIEKMVFDLKEHTIEMCGAAAVTTLLALVKQQGGMEVENFGHNHSGQMTGDPSRVVGYFSGGVYRPKSYQALLDYGYEVLKYYLETGRRDAAQLKERNQLFDSVRGLFVTLRLKPTFGQKEGALRGCLGHVSTSDPLKESVRLLTIASASEDSRFNPVTIDELPNIEIGLSILTHPKIIDSYQDIQLGRQGVIVSQGQKSGIFLPEVAELFKSKDDFLAELCTEKAHLNSDCYKDPATKIKVFETITFR; this comes from the coding sequence ATGAGGATAGTCATAAGAATTTTTTCTATTTTTCTTCTTTTTCAAATTTCTGCAACCTTTGCTTCCGTGCGCCCAGAAATTGCAGCAGGTTCTTTTTATCCTAAAAACTCTGAGGATCTAAAAAGTTACATCGTTAAGGTTTTGCATCATAGCCCCGTGGAGTACCATGATGCTTATGTGAGAGCTATTATTGTTCCCCATGCGGGTTATGCCTATTCAGGAAAATTAGCGGCGCAAGCTTTTAAGCAACTGCAAGGCTTAAATCCAAAACGCATTATTATTATTGGTCCAGCTCATTTTGTTGATGTCGGAGAGAATGTGGTTCTACCCAATGCAAATTATTGGAGGACGCCTCTTGGTGAAGTAGCTATTGATCAACAGCTTCGAGATGACCTTTTGCAAGAAGGAAACTATATTATTTCTGACGATCAGCCCCATGTTCCAGAACATGCAGTCGAAGTTGAACTTCCCTTTCTGCAAGTTTTGTTTCCAGAAGTACCTATTCTTCCTATAGCAATTAATAGTATTGATCGCGCACAAGAGTTTGGAGCCCTTCTATCAAAGTATGTGGACCGACAGACCCTTTTGATTATCTCAACAGATATGAGTCATTATTATCCGGCGTTAACTGCTGATGCTATGGATGGAAGAGCAATCAAAGATATTGTTCATCAAGATATCGAAAAGATGGTTTTTGATCTTAAAGAGCATACCATTGAAATGTGTGGGGCTGCTGCAGTGACAACACTTCTGGCTCTTGTAAAGCAGCAGGGAGGAATGGAAGTTGAAAATTTTGGGCACAACCATAGTGGACAAATGACAGGTGATCCGTCGCGTGTGGTTGGATATTTTTCAGGAGGTGTTTATCGACCAAAATCCTATCAAGCATTGTTAGACTATGGATATGAAGTGCTGAAATACTATTTAGAAACAGGTAGAAGAGATGCCGCTCAGTTAAAAGAACGCAATCAATTATTTGACTCTGTTCGAGGTCTTTTTGTCACTTTACGTTTGAAACCTACCTTTGGTCAGAAAGAAGGAGCGTTAAGGGGTTGCTTGGGACATGTTTCAACGTCAGACCCTTTAAAGGAAAGTGTGCGATTATTAACGATAGCGAGTGCAAGTGAGGATAGTCGGTTTAATCCTGTAACCATCGATGAACTGCCGAATATAGAAATAGGCCTTTCAATTCTCACACATCCAAAAATCATTGATTCTTATCAAGATATCCAGTTGGGTCGCCAAGGAGTAATCGTTTCTCAAGGCCAAAAATCCGGCATTTTCTTACCCGAAGTTGCAGAATTGTTTAAGTCGAAAGACGACTTTTTAGCAGAACTTTGTACTGAAAAAGCTCACTTAAACAGTGATTGCTATAAGGATCCCGCCACAAAAATAAAAGTCTTTGAAACGATTACTTTCCGCTAA